From Natator depressus isolate rNatDep1 chromosome 7, rNatDep2.hap1, whole genome shotgun sequence, the proteins below share one genomic window:
- the LOC141991277 gene encoding uncharacterized protein LOC141991277 yields the protein MQSSSAEVTMMESQNRKRAPAWTKREVRDLIAVWGEESVLSELRSSFRNAKTFVKISQGMKDRGHNRDPKQCRVKLKELRQAYQKTREANGRSGSEPQTCRFYDELHAILGGSATTTPAVLFDSFNGDGGNTEAGFGDEEDDDDDEVVDSSQQASGETGFPDSQELFLTLDLEPVPPEPTQGCLLDPAGGEGTSAACVSMITGSSPSQRLVKIRKKKKRTRDEMFSELMLSSHTDRAQTNAWRQIMSDCRKAQNDQEERWRAEERAEARMWRQRDERRQDSMLRLLEDQTSMLQCMVELQQRQLEHRLPLQPLCNQPPSSPSSIASTPRRLRTRWGGHRPTSHSTTEDCPKKKKAVIQ from the exons atgcagagctcatcagcagaggtgaccatgatggagtctcagaatcgcaaaagagctccagcatggaccaaacgggaggtacgggatctgatcgctgtatggggagaggaatccgtgctatcagaactccgttccagttttcgaaatgccaaaacctttgtcaagatctcccagggcatgaaggacagaggccataacagggacccgaagcagtgccgcgtgaaactgaaggagctgaggcaagcctaccagaaaaccagagaggcgaacggccgctccgggtcagagccccaaacatgccgcttctatgatgagctgcatgccattttagggggttcagccaccactaccccagccgtgttgtttgactccttcaatggagatggaggcaatacagaagcaggttttggggacgaagaagatgatgatgatgacgaggttgtagatagctcacagcaagcaagcggagaaaccggttttcccgacagccaggaactgtttctcaccctggacctggagccagtaccccctgaacccacccaaggctgcctcctggacccagcaggcggagaagggacctccg ctgcatgtgtttcaatgatcacaggatcttctccttcccagaggctagtgaagattagaaagaaaaaaaaacgcactcgagatgaaatgttctccgagctcatgctgtcttcccacactgacagagcacagacgaatgcgtggaggcaaataatgtcagactgcaggaaagcacaaaatgaccaggaggagaggtggcgggctgaagagagggctgaagctcgaatgtggcggcagcgtgatgagaggaggcaggattcaatgctgaggctgctggaggaccaaaccagtatgctccagtgtatggttgagctgcagcaaaggcagctggagcacagactgccactacagcccctgtgtaaccaaccgccctcctccccaagttccatagcctccacacccagacgcctaagaacgcggtgggggggccaccggccaaccagccactccaccacagaggattgccccaaaaaaaagaaggctgtcattcaataa